ACCCATGCTGCGGAGAGCCTTAGCTGCTTGGAAGACCGATTTTGAGACTGTCTCCCAGGATTATCCGCTTAAAAGGATAGTCAACCCAGAGGAGATTGCAAGAACCGTGATGTGGCTGAGTTCCGATGATGCCAGTTGTATCATCGGCATGGATGTAGATGCAACAGGTGGTTATCTAACTAAGTAATCGCACAAATAAAATGGCAAAACCTCCAGAAAATATCATAGGATCAACGATCACCACAACACGGCGCTACACACTCAGAAGCAGTGCTGCTACATTAACAGGACTGATAGCAGCTAGCATTGCAGGGTGTTCTGCCCAAGCGCAAACTCGCAAACCTGCAACCACAGGTGACCATCCAAATGTAGCGCTCATTAAGCGCTACTACGAAGCATATGCTAAGAGCGATCTGGCTACTATACGAGAAGTCCTCGCACCCAACATTGTTTGGCGGATACCGGGTCATCATCCGTTATCTGGTACAAAGCGGGGTCCTGACGAAGTAGTTGCCTTCTTTAATCAACTTGCCAAAGCGAACTTCAAAGCTGAGGTCTTGTTCCTGGGAGGCAATGACGAGTACGTGGTGGATTATCACCGGGGCTACGGTGCGTCTGGTAATGCTAAGCTTGACATCCTGTGGTGTCTTGTCTTTCGAATAAGGGAAAACAAGATTGTCGAGGTGACTAACTTTGCGGCTGATCAACACGCTGCTGATGCTTTTTTCTGGTCAGTATACCAACTCAAGCCCATCCCAGACCGCTTGGTAACGTGAGGACCAGAAAATGACTGACAAGACACCATCACCCGCGATCGCTTGTATGGCGGAACTTTCAACTTTATAGACAACCACCGCAACTGACGAGAAAGCCCCTTTTTTATAAATACCCCCAGTCGAGGCACGCAATTTCTTAGAATGATGCCAGAGAACTTCATAAGAGATAGCACCGAATAGATGCCTAAAACTGTTGCCGATGTCATGACCCGCGATCTGGTTGTTGTGCAACCGGAAACACTGCTGAATGAAGCCATCCAAATTCTGGCAGAGCGACGCATCAGCGGTTTGCCTGTTGTAGACGACACGGGTAAATTGCTGGGTATTGTCTCTGAGACTGACTTGATGTGGCAAGAAACTGGTGTCACTCCTCCCGCCTACATCATGTTTCTCGATAGCGTCATCTATTTACAAAATCCCGCTAAATATGAGCGCGATCTCCATAAAGCATTGGGGCAAACGGTTGGGGAAGTGATGAGTCGCGATCCGATTACTATTTCGCCTGACAAAACTGTAAGAGAAGCTGCCCAGTTGATGCATGAGCGCGGTGTTCACCGCTTGCCAGTACTTGACACTGCCGGATACGTCATTGGTATCCTTACTCGTGGAGATATTGTACGGGCGATGGCAGCAAATGAATAACGATCAATTCTAAAAGTCTACCCTGGTAAGGAAGTAAGCTAAAACTTTTAGCCTATATAGTCTTCTCTATTCCCTAACCCCTAACCCCTAACCCCTAACCCCTAGTAATGAGTGTTAATCCTGAGTCAGTTAAGCAAATGCTCAGTTCCGAGGATTTGGGCGATCGCTTGCGAGCGGTGAATCAAATTCGCGCCCTGGAGGATACAGCGATCGCATTTGATCTTGTCCAAGGTGCTATCAATGACCCTAATGCTCGTGTCCGTTACTCTGCTGTTAGTC
This window of the Chroococcidiopsis sp. CCMEE 29 genome carries:
- a CDS encoding nuclear transport factor 2 family protein, whose translation is MAKPPENIIGSTITTTRRYTLRSSAATLTGLIAASIAGCSAQAQTRKPATTGDHPNVALIKRYYEAYAKSDLATIREVLAPNIVWRIPGHHPLSGTKRGPDEVVAFFNQLAKANFKAEVLFLGGNDEYVVDYHRGYGASGNAKLDILWCLVFRIRENKIVEVTNFAADQHAADAFFWSVYQLKPIPDRLVT
- a CDS encoding CBS domain-containing protein, which translates into the protein MPKTVADVMTRDLVVVQPETLLNEAIQILAERRISGLPVVDDTGKLLGIVSETDLMWQETGVTPPAYIMFLDSVIYLQNPAKYERDLHKALGQTVGEVMSRDPITISPDKTVREAAQLMHERGVHRLPVLDTAGYVIGILTRGDIVRAMAANE